In the Bradyrhizobium guangzhouense genome, one interval contains:
- a CDS encoding bifunctional 3-(3-hydroxy-phenyl)propionate/3-hydroxycinnamic acid hydroxylase translates to MQDKSAPEEFDVVIVGRGPVGATLANLLGLCGVRTLVLEREARTYHLPRAVHFDDECMRVFQTIGLADAILPHVILSPGMLFLDAQGNMLLDWSRPQTLTPMGWNLSYRFHQPDLEDVLIAGLARWPHVSLRSRCDVFALDQDETGVSVRYEDLSTGKLSEVRARYVIGCDGARSLVRRFIGSGMDDLGFHERWLVIDVLLRRERDDLGDYSLQHCDPKRPATYVRGTGSRRRWEIKVLPEEDSNDVAQPAKVWELLSRWIAPDDAELERAAVYKFHSVIAQQWRNGRLLLAGDSAHQTPPFLGQGMCAGIRDAANLAWKLASVICSSADASLLDTYQSERQPHVHEFIELAIRLGGVINTKAIEAGLAAGQARENAPVKLEVKKPLLGPGLALGDMPLAGHLAPQFTLKDGSRSDDRIGYNHLLIVESAARLAQLQAGINILTSDDVEGIGPWLREHGIVAALVRPDRYIRGTARNDAELDRLLATIAPSTHVPSAA, encoded by the coding sequence ATGCAAGATAAATCCGCCCCTGAGGAGTTTGACGTTGTGATCGTCGGCCGTGGCCCGGTCGGCGCCACACTGGCCAATCTGCTCGGCCTCTGTGGCGTGCGGACGCTGGTGCTGGAGCGCGAGGCACGGACCTATCATCTGCCGCGCGCGGTGCATTTCGACGACGAATGCATGCGCGTGTTCCAGACCATTGGCCTTGCCGACGCGATCCTGCCGCATGTCATCCTCAGCCCAGGCATGCTGTTCCTCGACGCCCAGGGCAACATGCTGCTGGACTGGTCGCGGCCGCAGACGCTGACGCCGATGGGCTGGAATCTGAGCTACCGCTTCCATCAGCCTGACCTCGAGGACGTGCTGATCGCAGGCCTCGCCCGCTGGCCGCACGTCAGCTTGCGCAGCCGCTGCGACGTCTTCGCGCTCGATCAGGACGAGACCGGTGTGAGCGTCCGCTACGAGGACCTCTCCACCGGCAAGCTCAGCGAGGTGCGCGCCCGCTATGTCATCGGCTGCGACGGCGCGCGATCTCTGGTGCGCCGCTTCATCGGTTCTGGCATGGACGACCTTGGCTTCCATGAGCGCTGGCTGGTGATCGACGTGCTGCTCAGGCGCGAGCGCGACGATCTCGGCGACTACAGCCTTCAGCATTGCGATCCCAAGCGGCCGGCGACCTACGTCCGCGGGACGGGCTCGCGGCGGCGCTGGGAGATCAAGGTGCTTCCGGAGGAAGATTCGAACGACGTCGCGCAGCCGGCCAAAGTCTGGGAGCTGCTGTCGCGCTGGATCGCGCCTGACGATGCCGAACTCGAGCGCGCCGCGGTCTACAAATTTCATTCCGTGATCGCGCAGCAATGGCGGAACGGCCGCCTGCTGCTTGCCGGCGATTCTGCGCACCAGACGCCGCCATTCCTCGGCCAGGGCATGTGCGCCGGCATCCGCGACGCCGCCAATCTGGCGTGGAAGCTGGCCAGCGTCATCTGCAGCAGCGCCGATGCCAGCCTGCTCGACACCTATCAGAGCGAGCGACAGCCGCATGTGCACGAATTCATCGAGCTCGCCATTCGCCTCGGTGGTGTCATCAACACCAAGGCGATCGAGGCCGGGCTTGCGGCCGGGCAAGCACGCGAGAATGCGCCCGTGAAGCTCGAGGTGAAGAAGCCTCTGCTCGGCCCCGGGCTCGCGCTTGGCGACATGCCCCTGGCCGGACATCTTGCGCCGCAGTTCACGCTGAAGGACGGCAGCCGCAGCGACGACCGGATCGGTTACAACCACCTGCTGATCGTCGAAAGCGCCGCGCGCTTGGCTCAACTGCAGGCCGGGATCAACATCCTCACCAGCGACGATGTCGAAGGCATCGGCCCTTGGCTCCGCGAGCACGGCATCGTGGCCGCGCTCGTTCGTCCTGACCGCTACATCCGCGGCACCGCCCGCAACGATGCCGAGCTTGACCGTCTCCTCGCCACGATCGCGCCATCCACCCATGTGCCGTCCGCGGCCTGA